The genome window ATTCAATGATTTTTCAGTTTTAAAAGCATTTGCTACTTGTTTACCAAAGTCTTCGGCATCAATCCACCACGATTTTTCATTTGATTTTCCGATGATGTTTACCTTATTTCCATCTCTCATTCCGCCATTAAAATTTTGCATAAAATTTGCAGGATAAAATATGGTAAATGGAATACCCGCATTTTTAATTTTTTGAACCGCTTGTTTTTTGGCATTCATCACCCACCAATCGCCTTTGTAGTTTCTTGCCAAAAACGAGGATAAAAATCCAACTCGTTTTACATTCGATGATTTTAAGGCTTCAATGATATTATCCACGCCACCTGCTTCAGGATTAAATCCGTTTTCGGTATCGTTAGGGCCTGAAGATATACTGATGTAAACTGCATCTGCATCTTTTATTGCTTTGGAAATGTTCGATACGTTTTTTAGGTCGCCTTGCACAAAATGTACACCCGATGGAAAAATATGTTTTTCTTTTTCAATGTTTCTCACAAAAGCTGTTACTTCAAAGCCTGCTTTTATCAATTCTTTGGTTACAGGAGTACCTATCATTCCTGTTGCTCCAATTACTGTTATTTTCTTAATCATTATTTAATTTTTTAAAATTTAGATGGAGTTAGAAACTTCAGTCATTTTCGGATAATCAGTATACCCCTTTTCTCCGGAAGTATAAAAAGTGTTTGAGTCAGGTGCATTAAGTACAGCATCGGCCTTAAAACGTTCAACTAAATCAGGATTCGCAATAAAGGGAACTCCAAACGCTGCTAAATCTGCATCGCCAGATGCTATAACTTTATTGGCAGTTTCTTTTGTATAGCGAACATTTGTGATGATAGTACCTTTGTAAAATCCACGGAAATGTTTTGCTACGTTTTGAATAGCTAAACTCACACTAGATACATCTGTAAAAGGCTCTGTAAGATGGATGTATGCTAAATTATAGTCATTTAATCGGTTTGCAATATAGGTATACAAAGCAATAGTCTCATCATCAGCTTCAATGCCCATAATTCCGTGAACTGAAGGGTTAAAACGTATTCCTGCTTTTGATAGATCAATTACGGTTTTTAATTCGTCTAGTATTTCAAAAATTATACGAGTTCTGTTTTCTATAGAACCTCCATATTCATCTGTCCTGTGATTTGAGTTTTTATGTAAAAATTGCTGTAACAAAAAACCATTGGCACTGTGTATTTCAACACCATCAAATCCTGCCTCAAAAGCATTGATTGCTGCTTGTTTGAAATCATTTATGGTTCTTTTTATATCGGCAATGGTCATTGCCTGTGCTTCTACCGTATCCTTAAACCCCTCAAAAGTAAATACCTGTTGGTTGGGATTAACAGCCGATGGTCCAAGTGGTTTGTTCCCGTTTTGCAAATCGGGATGGGAAATAGCTCCTGTATGCCATAATTGGGCAAAAATACTTCCTCCTTCTTGGTGTACGGCTTGGGTTGTTAATTTCCAACCTTCTATTTGCTCTTTTGAATAAATGGCAGGTACATTAATATAACCAACAGCTTCAGGACTGATGAAAGTTCCTTCTGTAATGATTAATCCTGCCGATGCTCGCTGTCTGTAATATTCTGCGATGAGTTCTGTGGCAGCGTTACCTTCATTATCAGCTCTAGAGCGGGTCATAGGTGCCATTACGATACGATTTCTTAATTGTAACCCATTTAAATTGTATGGTTCGAAAATTGTCTTGCTCATTATTTTATTTTTTATGATTATTTATTGTTGCAAAACTACTATCGAAGTTATTCTGGCTAGTTATACAAAAGTGGGAAGGTGTGATACGTTTTTACGGAGGTTTTGTAGGATGATGATTTTGGTCGCGAAGTTTGTAATGTTAACGCTAACACCCAAAATATTATGCACGGCTCAAAAACTTTAAATTAATTAGCTGGCAGAATAAGACCTATACAAATTACAATGCTATGTAAAAAGGCTGACTTTACCTTGTTCCAGGATTTCGAAACAAGTTGCTTACATTTATTTCAGGCATAAAGTGATCAAGAATAAATATCCACCCCTACAATTAAAAAGGTGGTCTTGATTTTACAATCCAATAGAATTGAAAAAATCAAAATCACCTTTGCTATCAAGTTAAAATTTGCATTAACTTTAATTGTTACCTCAATAAAAGTTAATACCTTTTTTCAGGAAAAATACGCTTTATTCTCATTTGCCCATTGCGCCAAAGGTGTCATTTGCACAGGTAGTTTTTCTAAAACCTCATTCATCTTTGGATTGAATTTTGGAGGAAACTCTGTTGCGTTTTGAAGGCTTTCATAGTACGAAGTTACTCCTGCTGCACCTGCTTCACCAACAAATGGTTTTAATATATCACCAAATTCTTTGGCAGGTTGCGTATAATAAACAACGTTTTTACCCAAACCTTTAGAAAATTGTTCAGCCAAATCATTCCCTTTTAAATTTTCTAAACCACTTATTTGGAATGTATCCGCTTTTAGTTTGTCATTGTAAATTGCTTCGACAACAAAAGCACTTACATCTCTGGAAGCTATCCAACCAATAGGCATAATCTCTGGAGTAGGATAAGCGAGCTTCATTTCGTTTTTTATAAAAGGTGCACAAAAAGGTCCCATCATATTTTCCATATAAATAGTAGGTTCAATTATCACATACTCCAATCCGCTATTTTTTAGATACTCTTTTATGTCCAACTTTACATCTTCGCCAGGGATTCCTATTTTTTGCGGAGCTAACCAACCACTTGTGTTCCAAACGATTTTCTTTACACTATTTATCTTAGCTGCATCAATCACATTTTTGGCATATTCCAAGCCATCAAATGGATTGGGCAAAGAAACAGGAATCATAAAAGCTATCGCATCTATGCTTTTGGTAATTTCCAACATTTTATTGGCAT of Flavobacterium marginilacus contains these proteins:
- a CDS encoding SDR family oxidoreductase yields the protein MIKKITVIGATGMIGTPVTKELIKAGFEVTAFVRNIEKEKHIFPSGVHFVQGDLKNVSNISKAIKDADAVYISISSGPNDTENGFNPEAGGVDNIIEALKSSNVKRVGFLSSFLARNYKGDWWVMNAKKQAVQKIKNAGIPFTIFYPANFMQNFNGGMRDGNKVNIIGKSNEKSWWIDAEDFGKQVANAFKTEKSLNREYAVQGLEPLTTTEAAKIFVENHTKEKLTIAKLPIGMAKFLSLFIKPLRYVVPLISVMNSNKEIFEAQKTWDELGKPTITVAKFAKK
- a CDS encoding alkene reductase, which produces MSKTIFEPYNLNGLQLRNRIVMAPMTRSRADNEGNAATELIAEYYRQRASAGLIITEGTFISPEAVGYINVPAIYSKEQIEGWKLTTQAVHQEGGSIFAQLWHTGAISHPDLQNGNKPLGPSAVNPNQQVFTFEGFKDTVEAQAMTIADIKRTINDFKQAAINAFEAGFDGVEIHSANGFLLQQFLHKNSNHRTDEYGGSIENRTRIIFEILDELKTVIDLSKAGIRFNPSVHGIMGIEADDETIALYTYIANRLNDYNLAYIHLTEPFTDVSSVSLAIQNVAKHFRGFYKGTIITNVRYTKETANKVIASGDADLAAFGVPFIANPDLVERFKADAVLNAPDSNTFYTSGEKGYTDYPKMTEVSNSI
- a CDS encoding SDR family oxidoreductase, with the protein product MKILVFGASGSQQFNVISEGIKKGAEVFAATSSAASFEKLSQAGAKPILANMSDANKMLEITKSIDAIAFMIPVSLPNPFDGLEYAKNVIDAAKINSVKKIVWNTSGWLAPQKIGIPGEDVKLDIKEYLKNSGLEYVIIEPTIYMENMMGPFCAPFIKNEMKLAYPTPEIMPIGWIASRDVSAFVVEAIYNDKLKADTFQISGLENLKGNDLAEQFSKGLGKNVVYYTQPAKEFGDILKPFVGEAGAAGVTSYYESLQNATEFPPKFNPKMNEVLEKLPVQMTPLAQWANENKAYFS